From Paenibacillus graminis, a single genomic window includes:
- a CDS encoding ATP-binding protein, with product MSIKTKLSAIIFGSVLLILALNLTLNLHAARSNLRNESVKNMKMAARQIAVSVEQSSYSSNYVQHQIAQNLRLTAILASKELDPDIKNVKDAQLVALAHKLGVSNISLLVKTEDDVIVARSSDPGEIGLSTKGMGYWYVAFLELFAGQEVSVEQGQSFEHFWSGPFEYSTSNPKFIEKWGYYYDQKSNYIIDPYIRSTAVSDYVKIMNPDEIVRQSKEVNPGILEITGINPKTFGVSTMLPDGSDPTNQKLRSRAIKYGTYIYGNVEEDKTAVMEALSGGIPLTLDTQALGKRVLKTFIPITQPGVEDYVISVVMDYSVISSVIKEQLINNVTTSIILLLVFFAASYILAGLVTRPIQHILAKVNDVARGKFEPPLKVDSRDELGQLAHRINAMTSHLLQHTNRLGQTLEENRAVKERLESVINGTSDAIHTMDMDGRIISTNRAFEELYGWSADDVSDKTPYLVPATAQKQEETRLRELKNGVVLPPLETIRLKRDGSLVEVSVSSSVIRDEEGNPQSFVHVSRDMTERNRMEELLRRSEKLTTVGQLAAGVAHEIRNPLTTLRGFLQLQQEKKILVPLHIELMLSELERINMIVSEFLILAKPQAVHFQLRDVRLILGDVISLLDSQAHLFGIEFEARFSQQPATVHCEENQLKQVFINIVKNAIEAMPDGGTIILEQQIIDGTVVIVISDEGEGVPEEMLPKLGEPFFTNKETGTGLGLMVSQRIIQSHKGSLEIHSEYGSGAQVTIKLPEAGEHTPGQAMNEERSED from the coding sequence TTGTCCATAAAAACTAAGTTATCGGCAATCATTTTCGGATCGGTGCTCTTAATTCTGGCGCTTAATCTAACACTTAATCTTCATGCCGCCCGGAGCAATCTTCGCAATGAAAGTGTGAAGAATATGAAGATGGCCGCCAGACAGATTGCCGTTTCGGTCGAGCAGAGCAGCTATAGCTCTAATTATGTGCAGCATCAAATTGCCCAGAACCTCAGATTGACCGCTATTCTGGCTTCCAAAGAGCTTGATCCCGATATTAAAAATGTGAAGGATGCTCAACTGGTTGCGCTGGCCCATAAGCTGGGAGTGTCTAATATTTCGCTCCTGGTCAAGACTGAGGATGATGTGATTGTAGCCAGATCCTCAGATCCCGGTGAGATTGGTCTGTCTACCAAAGGTATGGGCTATTGGTATGTGGCATTTCTGGAGCTGTTTGCAGGTCAGGAGGTTTCCGTCGAGCAGGGGCAGAGCTTTGAGCATTTTTGGTCAGGCCCCTTTGAGTATTCTACCTCCAATCCGAAGTTTATCGAGAAGTGGGGATACTATTATGATCAAAAAAGCAATTACATTATAGATCCTTACATTCGCAGCACCGCCGTAAGTGATTATGTCAAGATTATGAATCCCGATGAGATTGTCCGCCAGTCCAAGGAGGTTAACCCGGGTATTCTGGAGATCACAGGAATCAATCCCAAAACCTTTGGAGTATCCACAATGCTTCCGGATGGCAGTGATCCTACCAATCAGAAGCTGAGAAGCCGTGCTATTAAGTATGGTACGTACATTTATGGCAATGTGGAAGAGGACAAGACGGCTGTTATGGAAGCTCTTAGCGGCGGCATCCCTCTTACACTGGACACACAGGCGCTGGGTAAAAGAGTGCTGAAAACCTTTATTCCCATTACGCAGCCGGGAGTAGAGGATTACGTCATCAGTGTAGTCATGGATTATTCAGTTATTTCCTCTGTAATCAAAGAGCAGCTGATCAATAATGTGACTACATCGATAATCCTGCTGTTAGTTTTTTTTGCGGCGAGCTATATCCTTGCGGGTCTTGTTACCCGGCCGATTCAGCATATCCTGGCAAAAGTTAATGATGTGGCCCGAGGCAAATTCGAGCCTCCGCTTAAGGTGGATAGCCGTGATGAACTGGGACAACTGGCACACCGTATCAATGCCATGACCTCCCATCTGCTGCAGCATACCAACCGGCTGGGGCAGACGCTGGAAGAGAACCGGGCTGTCAAGGAACGGCTGGAGTCAGTCATTAATGGCACTTCAGATGCCATTCATACTATGGACATGGACGGACGGATTATCAGTACGAACCGGGCTTTCGAAGAATTGTATGGCTGGAGCGCGGACGATGTGTCGGATAAGACGCCATACCTGGTGCCTGCTACGGCGCAGAAGCAGGAGGAAACCAGACTGAGAGAGCTGAAGAACGGAGTGGTTCTGCCACCACTGGAGACGATCAGGCTGAAACGCGACGGTTCGCTCGTTGAAGTCAGCGTCAGCAGCTCGGTCATCCGTGACGAGGAGGGCAACCCGCAGTCTTTCGTCCATGTCTCGCGTGATATGACAGAGCGAAACCGGATGGAGGAGCTGCTGAGACGCTCTGAGAAGCTGACGACGGTCGGCCAGCTTGCCGCCGGAGTTGCCCATGAGATCCGTAATCCGTTAACCACCTTGAGGGGATTTCTGCAGCTTCAGCAGGAGAAGAAGATTCTGGTGCCGCTTCATATTGAACTTATGCTCTCGGAGCTGGAGCGGATCAATATGATCGTGAGTGAATTTTTGATTTTGGCCAAGCCGCAGGCTGTGCATTTTCAGCTGAGGGACGTCCGGCTGATTTTGGGTGATGTGATCTCACTTCTGGACAGCCAGGCGCATCTGTTCGGCATTGAATTCGAGGCCCGGTTTTCCCAGCAGCCGGCAACGGTCCACTGTGAAGAAAACCAGCTGAAGCAGGTGTTTATCAACATTGTCAAAAATGCAATTGAGGCCATGCCTGACGGAGGTACAATCATACTGGAGCAACAAATCATTGACGGTACCGTAGTGATTGTCATCTCTGACGAGGGTGAGGGGGTTCCTGAGGAAATGCTGCCCAAGTTAGGGGAGCCGTTCTTTACCAACAAGGAGACGGGAACGGGCCTTGGGCTGATGGTCAGCCAGCGGATTATCCAATCCCACAAGGGGAGCCTGGAAATACACAGTGAATACGGGAGCGGTGCTCAGGTTACCATTAAACTGCCCGAAGCCGGAGAGCATACTCCCGGGCAGGCTATGAACGAAGAACGGAGTGAAGATTGA
- the rluF gene encoding 23S rRNA pseudouridine(2604) synthase RluF → MRINKFISETGFCSRREADKLVEGGRVTINGERAVLGSQAEPGDDVRIDGKPLETGSKVVYIALNKPVGITSTTEAHIQGNIVDFVGHHERIFPIGRLDKDSEGLILLTNDGDIVNKILRAEGKHEKEYIVTVDRPVTPSFITGMSSGVKILGSRTLPCQVTRISERVFRIILTEGKNRQIRRMCAAFGYEVRRLQRIRVMNIHLGSLQTGEWRELTAQEKVELGAMLNYQLQ, encoded by the coding sequence GTGAGAATTAATAAATTCATCAGTGAGACAGGATTCTGCTCACGGCGTGAAGCAGACAAGCTGGTGGAAGGCGGCAGAGTCACCATCAACGGAGAGCGTGCTGTGCTTGGCAGCCAGGCTGAGCCGGGAGATGATGTGCGCATAGACGGTAAACCCCTAGAAACAGGCAGTAAGGTCGTCTACATCGCGTTGAATAAGCCAGTGGGTATTACTTCTACGACAGAAGCACATATTCAGGGGAATATTGTTGATTTTGTCGGACATCATGAGCGGATATTCCCCATAGGCAGACTTGATAAAGATTCCGAAGGGTTAATCCTGCTGACCAATGATGGAGATATCGTCAACAAGATATTAAGGGCTGAAGGCAAGCATGAGAAGGAATATATCGTTACTGTGGACCGTCCGGTTACTCCATCCTTTATCACGGGGATGTCCAGCGGGGTCAAGATACTGGGCAGCCGTACGCTTCCCTGTCAAGTGACGCGGATCAGTGAGCGGGTGTTCCGGATTATTCTGACGGAAGGCAAAAACCGGCAGATCCGCCGGATGTGCGCTGCTTTTGGTTATGAGGTCCGGCGGCTGCAGCGCATCAGGGTGATGAATATCCACCTGGGTTCCCTGCAGACCGGGGAATGGCGTGAGCTGACTGCCCAAGAGAAGGTGGAGCTGGGAGCTATGCTTAATTATCAGCTGCAATAA
- the motB gene encoding flagellar motor protein MotB: protein MSKKTRHEEHEEHADESWLLPYSDLMTLLVALFLVMYAMSATDAKKFEEMAQAFSSALNGGSGVMEYRSDAPTSTQLDQGKADKMNNVVAPNTGTADIAKLRKKEQEELEKLKKQFDQYIKNNGLTDLLSTKLNQSQLTITISDNALFSSGQAVVKDESRQLAKSISTMLQQFPNYEVLVEGHTDNIPISNSEYPSNWDLSVARALQFMKILLLNPYLDPVKFSPIGYGEYHPIADNDTAAGRAKNRRVEVSILRKYQDVTQTTPVTPSN, encoded by the coding sequence GTGAGCAAAAAGACTAGACATGAGGAGCACGAAGAGCATGCTGACGAATCCTGGCTGCTGCCCTATTCTGACTTAATGACGCTGCTGGTCGCTCTGTTCCTCGTTATGTATGCTATGAGTGCAACGGATGCCAAAAAATTTGAAGAAATGGCACAGGCCTTCAGTTCGGCACTGAATGGCGGGTCTGGAGTGATGGAATACCGGTCTGATGCTCCTACAAGTACTCAGCTCGATCAGGGCAAAGCCGATAAAATGAACAATGTCGTTGCTCCTAATACGGGTACCGCAGATATCGCCAAGCTTCGTAAGAAGGAACAGGAGGAGCTTGAGAAGCTGAAGAAACAATTTGACCAGTACATCAAGAACAACGGTCTGACCGATTTGCTCAGCACCAAGCTGAATCAATCCCAGCTGACAATCACCATAAGTGACAACGCCTTGTTCTCCTCCGGGCAGGCTGTAGTTAAGGATGAATCCCGGCAGCTGGCCAAATCCATTTCCACTATGCTGCAGCAATTTCCGAATTATGAAGTACTGGTAGAGGGCCACACGGATAATATCCCAATCTCCAATAGCGAGTACCCATCCAACTGGGACCTCAGTGTAGCCCGTGCGCTGCAATTTATGAAAATTCTGCTGCTGAACCCCTATCTTGACCCGGTTAAGTTCAGCCCTATCGGCTATGGGGAATATCACCCGATCGCGGATAATGATACGGCTGCCGGACGCGCGAAAAACCGGCGTGTGGAAGTCTCCATCCTTCGCAAATATCAGGACGTAACCCAAACTACGCCAGTTACACCTAGCAATTAA
- the motA gene encoding flagellar motor stator protein MotA has translation MEISTIIGLIFGLVTIVWGMYLKGAPLHALNAPAAYVIILLGTAASIFMAFPFSEVKKIPSLFKLIFVKKKMVSKSELITMFMEWASITRREGLLALESKVDEIEDNFLRNGMRMIIDGNDQEFVRDVLMEDIHATEDRHKAGALIFSQAGMYAPTLGVLGAVIGLIAALSDMSAMEKLAHAIGAAFIATLVGIFTGYVLWHPISNKLKRLSKREIEVRLMMVEGLLSIQSGVSTIAINQKLSVFLTPVERAKLSNKEGASSEQKD, from the coding sequence ATGGAAATTTCAACAATAATCGGTTTGATTTTTGGTCTGGTTACAATAGTATGGGGGATGTATCTTAAGGGTGCTCCACTGCATGCCTTAAATGCTCCTGCCGCTTATGTAATTATCCTCCTGGGTACAGCAGCATCTATATTCATGGCTTTCCCGTTCTCGGAAGTCAAGAAAATCCCCTCATTGTTCAAGTTAATATTTGTAAAGAAAAAAATGGTCAGCAAATCAGAACTCATTACCATGTTCATGGAGTGGGCTTCCATTACCCGCCGCGAAGGTCTGCTTGCCCTGGAATCCAAGGTCGATGAAATTGAAGACAACTTTCTCCGGAACGGCATGCGGATGATTATTGACGGCAACGATCAGGAATTTGTCCGTGATGTGTTAATGGAAGATATCCATGCAACTGAAGATAGACATAAGGCCGGAGCGCTTATCTTCTCCCAGGCCGGCATGTACGCTCCGACGCTGGGGGTACTCGGGGCCGTTATCGGGCTGATTGCTGCACTGTCAGATATGAGTGCCATGGAAAAACTGGCTCACGCCATCGGTGCGGCCTTCATCGCTACACTGGTCGGTATCTTTACAGGTTACGTGCTCTGGCATCCTATTTCGAACAAGCTGAAGCGGCTGTCCAAGCGGGAAATTGAGGTTAGGCTGATGATGGTAGAAGGGCTCCTGTCCATTCAGTCCGGGGTGTCCACAATCGCCATCAACCAGAAGCTCTCTGTCTTCCTCACTCCAGTGGAACGTGCGAAGCTGAGTAACAAGGAGGGGGCTTCCAGTGAGCAAAAAGACTAG
- a CDS encoding 4a-hydroxytetrahydrobiopterin dehydratase, whose translation MQFMEEELREQVSKLEGWKLEQDTLVRKYMFNEYMKGIAFVDEVAAISEAFEHHPHITVDYKTVFLRLSAAEEEGLTALDIRQAHEFNEAFEKNR comes from the coding sequence TTGCAATTTATGGAAGAGGAGCTGCGGGAGCAGGTGAGCAAGCTGGAAGGATGGAAACTGGAGCAGGATACTCTGGTGCGCAAATACATGTTCAATGAATATATGAAGGGGATTGCTTTTGTGGACGAGGTGGCGGCTATATCGGAAGCATTCGAGCATCATCCGCATATTACAGTTGATTATAAAACGGTCTTCCTTCGCCTGTCTGCGGCAGAGGAGGAGGGGCTTACCGCACTTGATATCCGGCAGGCTCATGAATTTAACGAAGCCTTTGAGAAGAACCGTTAA
- a CDS encoding c-type cytochrome gives MQKWIMSGLFFAACAFAVVLMFTLPGKAEVAEENKPTMPEVQLDAAGAEAIVKANCITCHGDQLQGGVGPSLQQEGGKHDVGEIFTIVTKGRGQMPSFKDKLAPEEIANVAMWLAEKK, from the coding sequence ATGCAGAAATGGATCATGAGCGGTTTATTTTTTGCCGCCTGTGCCTTTGCGGTAGTCTTAATGTTTACTTTGCCGGGCAAAGCCGAAGTCGCTGAGGAGAACAAGCCAACCATGCCGGAAGTACAGCTGGATGCTGCGGGTGCGGAGGCCATAGTGAAGGCTAATTGCATTACCTGCCATGGGGATCAGCTCCAGGGTGGTGTAGGACCCAGCCTGCAGCAGGAAGGCGGCAAGCATGATGTCGGGGAGATCTTCACCATTGTGACTAAAGGCCGCGGACAAATGCCATCCTTCAAGGATAAGCTGGCCCCGGAGGAGATCGCTAATGTAGCCATGTGGCTCGCAGAGAAAAAGTAG
- a CDS encoding GNAT family N-acetyltransferase, whose product MISSPATFYTVPMDVIHAAEICQWVYKPPYNIYGWMSWEQMQALGIEFGDPRLRSEQYVSVVNGQGMLCGFAQLFPMEGVVRLGIGMRPDLCGHGMGHLFMNAVVKEALERYPDREIDLEVLTWNQRAIRAYQKSGFTITDTYERRTPTGDKPFYCMVYDK is encoded by the coding sequence ATGATTAGTTCCCCCGCAACCTTTTACACTGTTCCTATGGATGTTATCCACGCTGCCGAAATATGCCAATGGGTCTATAAGCCACCGTATAACATTTACGGCTGGATGTCCTGGGAGCAGATGCAGGCTTTGGGCATTGAGTTCGGTGATCCCCGGCTTCGAAGTGAGCAATATGTCTCAGTGGTGAACGGTCAAGGCATGCTCTGCGGCTTCGCGCAGCTCTTCCCCATGGAAGGTGTAGTCCGGCTTGGAATCGGCATGCGGCCGGATCTGTGCGGACATGGCATGGGGCATCTGTTCATGAATGCTGTCGTCAAGGAGGCTCTGGAACGTTATCCCGACCGTGAAATTGATCTGGAGGTGCTGACGTGGAACCAACGGGCCATTCGCGCTTATCAAAAAAGCGGATTTACCATTACTGATACTTATGAACGCCGGACCCCAACAGGTGACAAGCCTTTTTACTGTATGGTCTATGATAAATAG
- a CDS encoding C40 family peptidase yields the protein MKKKLAAALLSFSIILTIGAGSAFADSKMDQVIDKAIGTKYVSGGISTNGFDCSGFTMYVFDKIGINLPHQSGSQYQMGTAISRDNIRPGDLVFFNTSGNGVSHVGIYVGEGKFAHASSKRGVTVSSLNDSYYVNRYVGAKRIMSTDAYQNVASDSQDNDDVQ from the coding sequence TTGAAGAAGAAGCTGGCCGCAGCATTACTGAGTTTTTCCATTATCCTTACCATAGGAGCAGGAAGCGCTTTCGCAGACTCCAAAATGGATCAGGTTATCGACAAAGCTATCGGAACGAAATACGTATCAGGCGGAATATCGACTAACGGGTTTGATTGCTCCGGATTTACGATGTATGTTTTTGACAAGATCGGAATCAACCTTCCTCACCAGTCCGGGTCCCAGTACCAAATGGGAACTGCAATATCGCGTGACAACATCAGACCGGGCGATCTCGTATTCTTTAATACAAGCGGCAATGGCGTATCCCATGTCGGTATTTATGTCGGTGAAGGCAAATTCGCACATGCATCTTCTAAACGTGGTGTAACCGTCAGCTCCTTGAATGACAGCTACTACGTCAACCGCTACGTTGGCGCCAAACGAATTATGAGCACAGATGCTTATCAGAATGTAGCTTCCGATTCCCAAGACAACGATGATGTACAATAA